A stretch of the Tachyglossus aculeatus isolate mTacAcu1 chromosome 6, mTacAcu1.pri, whole genome shotgun sequence genome encodes the following:
- the SLC25A31 gene encoding ADP/ATP translocase 4, which translates to MAPKEKQLFDPLSFGKDLLAGGVAAAVSKTAVAPIERVKLLLQVQASSKQISPEAQYKGIVDCLVRIPREQGFFSFWRGNLANVIRYFPTQALNFAFKDKYKEVFMSGVNKEKQFWRWFLANLASGGAAGATSMCVVYPLDFARTRLGADIGKGPEERQFKGLGDCIIKVARSDGIGGLYQGFGVSVQGIIVYRAAYFGAYDTIKGMLPNPKETPFLVSFFIAQVVTTCSGILSYPFDTVRRRMMMQSGESERQYRGTWECFLKIYRQEGLTAFFRGAFSNVLRGTGGALVLVLYDKIQDLLNIDSGGASSSAQ; encoded by the exons ATGgcccccaaggagaagcagctgtTCGACCCGCTGTCGTTCGGGAAGGACCTGCTGGCCGGCGGGGTGGCGGCCGCCGTGTCGAAGACGGCCGTGGCGCCCATCGAGCGGGTGAAGCTGCTGCTGCAGGTGCAGGCGTCGTCCAAGCAGATCAGCCCCGAGGCGCAGTACAAGGGCATCGTCGACTGCCTCGTGCGGATCCCCCGGGAGCAGG GGTTTTTCAGTTTTTGGCGTGGCAACCTGGCAAACGTGATCCGTTACTTTCCGACGCAGGCTCTGAACTTCGCTTTTAAAGATAAATACAAAGAGGTTTTCATGTCGGGCGTCAACAAAGAGAAGCAG TTCTGGAGGTGGTTCCTGGCCAACCTGGCGTCCGGAGGCGCGGCGGGGGCCACGTCCATGTGCGTGGTGTACCCGCTCGACTTCGCCCGCACCAGGCTGGGAGCCGACATCGGGAAAG GTCCCGAAGAGAGGCAGTTCAAGGGTCTGGGCGACTGCATCATCAAGGTGGCGAGGTCGGACGGGATCGGCGGCTTGTACCAGGGCTTCGGGGTCTCCGTGCAAGGCATCATCGTGTACCGGGCCGCTTACTTCGGCGCCTATGACACCATCAAG GGGATGTTGCCCAACCCGAAGGAGACCCCCTTCCTGGTGTCCTTCTTCATCGCCCAAGTGGTGACCACCTGTTCTGGAATCCTCTCGTACCCCTTCGACACCGTCCGGAGGCGGATGATGATGCAG AGCGGGGAGTCGGAGCGCCAGTACCGGGGCACGTGGGAGTGTTTCCTCAAGATCTACCGTCAAGAGGGGCTGACGGCCTTCTTCCGGGGGGCCTTCTCCAACGTCCTCCGCGGCACCGGAGGGGCCCTGGTCCTCGTCCTCTACGACAAGATCCAAGACCTCCTCAACATCGACAGCGGCGGCGCCAGCTCCTCGGCCCAGTGA